Within Desulfobulbaceae bacterium, the genomic segment CATGAAGACCTCTGAGACTTTAGCGGGTATCGGAGCTACAGCTCACAAGTTTGCAGTCGATTTGCGCCTATTATCGAACCTGAAGGTACAGGAAGAGCCTTTTGCTAAAAACCAGGTCGGAAGTTCGGCTATGGCCTATAAACGTAATCCAATGCGCAGTGAGCGCATGACTGGCCTGTCGCGTAAGTTGATGGGCCTGCCTGCTAACTTTGCCGCCACCTATTCAAATCAGTGGTTTGAGCGTACACTTGACGACTCAGCTATTCGCAGAATGGATATCCCTCAAGCCTATTTATTAACCGATGCGGTGCTAAAACTTTTTATTAACATTACAGACGGAATGGTTGTTTATCCGGAACAAATCAAACGTCATCTATTTCAAGAATTACCTTTTATGTCTACTGAAAAGATATTAATGGCCTGTGTTGAGAAAGGCAAAAGCCGACAGGATATGCACGAAGTTATTAAGGTTCATTCTGTCGATGCAGGACTTGTTGTTAAAGAGCAGGCAAAAGATAATGATCTTCTGGACAGATTGGGAAATGACGACAACATCCCTTTCACCTTAGATGAGCTCAAGGCCATGATTACCGACACTGATCAGTTTACCGGTAGAGCGGAAGCTCAAACCGACCACTATATTGACACCATTGTCATGCCTCGCTTGGCACCCTATCGATCCTTGCTGTCCGCTGAAAAAGTTGACATTAACGTCTGATATCAGATGACCGACAGCTCACTTTTTCGTCAGCATCAATGCGTTATTAATCCAGCCCGGATTGGATTCTTGCGATTTTTACTGGAGGGATATGACGGCATGACGACCTTGTCCACGATTAACCGTCATGATGGTACAATTCTGTTGCGTTATGCCTGTTGCTTTGAGGAGCAGCTTTTTATGATTCTAGACACTCTCAGGAGTAATGAAATTGTCTAATTTAATTAATTAATTATGAGCCCTATTGGACTGATTTAACATTATTATTTATGTCTATTACTAAGAAATATTACATTGAAACATTTGGCTGCCAAATGAATGATAGAGACTCAGAGATTATGAGTCAACTCATGTCGGAAACCTTTGCGCCAACAACTTCAGTTGAAGATGCAGACATTGTATTGGTTAATACCTGCAGTATCCGTCAGAAAGCCGAACATAAAGCCATGTCTCTACTTGGCACTCTCCGCCTTATAAAAGAAAGCAAGAATGATCTAATCATCGGCATAGTCGGTTGCGTCGCTCAACAAGAGGGGCAAAAACTTCTACAGCGCTTGCCTTTTGTTGATCTGGTAATGGGCACCCAAAGCCTCTACAACCTCCCTGCCCTCCTTGCTGACATCATAAACAACAAGAAACGTATCGTTTCAGTTGAACAAAACAGCGAATTTGTTATTCCGCCTTTTTTGCCTGAGCCGAACAGTGGCCCTCATCACAAGCGATTTATTACAATAATGCAGGGCTGCAATAATTTTTGTACTTATTGCGTTGTGCCCTTCACCAGGGGCCGAGAGATCAGCCGAAAATTTTCAGAAATTGTCACCGAGGCCGATCATCTTGCCCGGCAGGGTGTGAAAGAAATTACCTTATTAGGTCAAAACGTCAACTCTTACGGTCGAAACAGCGACGGGAAACAAGAGCATACCTTTGCTGAGCTGTTAGAAGCAGTGTCTCATGTTCCAGGCCTCAACCGTCTTCGCTTTACCACATCTAACCCCAAAGATTTAACCATTGACCTTCTTGAATGTTTCTCAAGAATTGATATACTTTGTTCTCATTTTCATCTTCCTGTTCAATCAGGCTCAAATGCTATTTTAACAGCTATGAACCGTAAATATAGTGTCGATACCTACTATGAGCTTATTGAGCAATTACGAAGACATCGTTCGGATATTGCCATTACGACTGATATTATTGTTGGTTTTCCGGGCGAGTCTGACAACGACTTTCAAGCAACCTATGATTTGGTTGAAAAAGTTCGTTATCATGGTGCCTACTCATTTAAGTATTCAGATCGTCCGCACACCAAATCCGCTAAATTTGATTGTAAAGTGCCGGAGGCTATTAAAATTAAACGTCTTGCTGTTCTGCAAAAACGAATTGACGAGATCTGCTTAGAACGTAACCAGGAGTATATTGGCCAGGCCTTGGAAATTATGGTTGAGGGACAAAGTAAGGGGCAGAATAATCAATGGAATGGGCGGACAACGACCAATCACATTGTTCATTTTACCTGTCGATCTGCGCTTGAACCCGGTCAACTAGTGACCATTGAAATTGATGAAGCCTGCCAAAACTCATTGCGAGGACACATGTATGATTGATCTTCACACCCACACATTTTTTAGCGATGGCGAACTTGTTCCAGCTGAACACCTTAGAAGAGTTGAAGTTCTTGGCTATAAAGCTGTGGCCATTACCGATCACGCCGATTCGTCAAATCTAGACTTTATAATTCCAAGAATGGTTCAAGCTGCGGCTGATTTGAATCAACACTCCTCGACTATCTTATTGCCAGGAGTTGAGCTTACCCACGTCCCCCCTGCCCTTTTTGCGGAACTCACCTTAAAGGCCCGTCAGCTTGGCGCTAAAATTGTCGTGGGGCATGGCGAAACAATCGTTGAACCTGTTAAGGAGGGGACAAATCGGGCTGCAATTGAGGCTGGAGTAGATCTATTGGCTCACCCGGGATTTATTACAGATGAAGAGATGCAGTTAGCAGCCCAAAGAGGTGTTCTTATCGAGTTGTCGGGGCGAAAAGGGCATTCTCTGACCAATGGCTATGTCGCAAAGCTTGCCAAGAAATATGGGGCTAAACTTGCGGTTAACGCAGACGGACACGGGCCTGGTGATTTTCTGACCGCGAAAATGGCTAAAATGGTGGCCTTGGGTGCTGGTCTGACAGACGAGGACTACAATCAGATTCGCCATAATATGGAAGAGTTAGTTGCCAGAAAAAGATAGGCCGTTATTTTCTGACATTGGCTTAGGCGAAAAATTATATTCGAACATAATTGGCAATCGCCTTAGACCTTAACAGGCCAATTCCTTTAATGTTTTCAAGTTCTGAGATATTGGTCATTGCGCCATTTTTTTGGATATAGGAACGTATCCGCCAAGCCATGCGGGGACCAATGCCGGGAATTGTGACAAGCAGCTCTGCTGATGCAGTATTAATTGGAATTTGCCGAAAAAAGAAGGGGGCCATGTCGGCCGATAATTGACCGTGGCTATCGTGCCCACCCGTTTTATCCGTAAGGCTCTGCACTGAGGAAACAAATAGAATCGCACCATTGTCACCTGCTCGATAGTCACTGGCGTGATCGGTTGACGACGTGATAGCCGTCCTGCCAGTTGAATACGAAATTACCTGCGATAAAATAATACAAAGTCCGACCAGCACCAGAATCGATTGCTTGTTTCCTGAGTCAGTTGCTTCATCAGCACCGACGCTTTTATTCAGATTAGCAACCTTTAGCCTGTTTTGCATCGTTCTGGCTGACTTTATCTTTAAGAAGCTTATAGGATATGCTTTCCACCAAGGCCTGCCAACTTGCTTCGAGAATGTCATGAGAGACACCAACGGTTCCCCATTGAGAGTTACTGTCCCGAGATTCGATAAGAACCCGAACGCGAGCACCTGTTCCATGTTCTGAGGCAAGCACTCGTACCTTATAGTCATCAAGCCACATACCTTCAAGCTGCGGATAGAAGCAGGTTAAGGCCTTACGCAAGGCATTGTCCAAGGCGTTCACAGGACCATCTCCAAGTGCTGCCGTGTGTACCATTTCACCGCCAACTTCCAACTGGATTGTCGCTTCAGCCTGAGGGTCACTGTCAACAGTATCTTTTTGGTTGATAACTCTGAAGCTTCGTAATGAAAAGAACACTGGTAACGTACCCATGGCTCTTCGCATCAACAGCTCAAATGACGCCTCTGCGCCTTCATACTGAAAGCCTTGGTTTTCCAGATCTTTCAGTTTTTTAAGAATGGTTGTAACGATTGGATCAGTAGACTCTAAATCGAGACCAAACTTCTTGGCCTTGTGCAGAACATTGCTTTTACCGGATTGATCAGAGATCAGAATTCTCCTGATATTACCAACTTTTTCAGGTGAAATATGCTCATAGGTTAAAGGGTTTCTTTTAACAGCAGCAACATGAATTCCACCCTTGTGAGCAAAAGCTGATACCCCAACATACGGCTGGTATTTATTATGGGGCAGATTGGCAAGTTCATTAACAAATCGCGACGTCTCTGTGAGTCGCGTAAGATTGGTAGCAGCGGCAAATGAGTGGCCCATCTTCAAGGCAAGGCCCGGAATTATCGAGGTGAGATTCGCATTCCCGCAACGTTCACCGAAACCATTCATTGTTCCCTGCACATGACGAACGCCATGATGGACCGCAATGAGTGAGTTGGCCGTTGCAGTGTCAGAATCGTTATGGGAATGGATGCCTAACTCAGGATTCATATTTTTTGCTGCAAAATACGATTTAACTTGATCAATGATCTCGGCAATCTCGCTGGGTAAGGTTCCACCGTTTGTATCACACAATACAAGGCAGTCTGAGCCGGCAAGATGTGCTTTTTCAACGGTAGCCAGGGCATACTCCTGATTGGCCTTGAAACCATCGAAAAAATGTTCGGCATCATAAAAAAGATACTCTACCTGGGGACGAAGATAGCGCAATGATTCGTCAATAATAAGCAGGTTATCATCATTAGTTATACGAAGTGCGACTTCGACGTGTATGTCCCAGGTTTTGCCAAAAATTGTAATACACGGGGTTTTTGCAGCGATCAGAGCGTTGAGATTAGGATCTTGGTCGGTTTTATTACTAAAAAGGCGTGTACTGCCGAAAGAAGAGAGCTTCGCGTGCTTTAAGCTATAATTGTGCATCTCATTAAAAAATTGCACAGATGTTGGGTTTGCTCCCGGCCAACCGCCTTCGATAAAATCAATGCCCAGTTCGTCAAGTTTTAACGATATGCGAATCTTATCGTCGACTGAAAGGTTGAAATTTTCGGCCTGTGTGCCGTCACGCAATGTTGTATCGTAAATTTGCATTGTAATTGCCGTATATACTAGAAGTTTAGCCGGACATCCTAGGCTGTAACTTTCTATCTATTCCTGGATAGGTTGGTTATCTTTATCAAGCCCAAAAGCTTCATGGAGGGAACGAACAGCGAGTTCCGTATATTTCTCCTCAATGACACATGAAACTTTTATCTCGGAAGTGCTGATCATTATGATGTTAATCCCTTCTTCGGCAAGTACCCTGAACATTGTTGTGGCAATACCAGAATGATTTCGCATGCCGACACCAACTACAGAGATTTTAGCGATGTTTTCAGAACCGCTTACGCTTTCAGCGTTAATATCCCTTGCAACATTTTTCACGATAGCCATTGCTTTTGAATAATCGTTACGAGGAACTGTAAAAGTCATATCGGTTATATCGCCGGCTCTGGTATTTTGAATAATCATATCAACTATGATTCCGGCATCAGAGATTGGTGTAAAAATAGTAGAAGCAACACCAGGGGTGTCCTGGACCTTCGACAAAGTAATCCGTGCTTCATTTTTACTATATGTAACGCCTGAAACTAACATTGTTTCCATTTTTTTATCCTCCTCAACAACCCAGGTGCCTTCTGTTGTTGTAAATGTTGATCGTACATGTAATGGCACTTTGTATCTCTTTGCAAAACTTACAGATCTGATATCAAGAACCTTGGCCCCTAAGCTCGCCAATTCAAGCATTTCATCATAAGAGATGCGGTCAATCTTTCGTGCTGAAGGGCACATATTAGGATCAGCTGTATACACCCCTTCAACATCAGTAAATATTTCACAGCTATCGGCATGAAGAGCCGCGGCAAGTGCAACAGCCGTTGTGTCAGATCCACCACGACCTAAAGTGGTGATATGATCGTCTTCAGAAACACCCTGAAAACCAGCGACAACAACAATTTTACCGGCATCAAGATTTTTTGTTATCAGTTCAGTATCTATGGACTTGATACGTGCCTTGGTATGCATTTTGTCAGTTCTGATCTTAACCTGGTCTCCCAAAAGAGACACGGCGTCATCGCCTAAACTTTTCACTGCCATGGCAAACAAGGCAATAGTAACCTGCTCACCGCTTGACAAAAGAACGTCAAGCTCCCGAGGATCCGGTTCTTCCTGCATTTGAGAGGCTAAACTAACAAAACGATTCGTTTCTCCTGACATTGCCGAGAGCACCACGACCATTTTATTCCCTTCCTTTTTTTTGGCCAGAACACGTTCTGCGACAGCCTTGATTTTTTCAGGGCTACCAACAGATGTACCACCAAATTTTTGAACAATTAATGCCATATTCCTGCTTTCTCCACTCTGCGGTATAAAGTATGCATTCATCTCAATGTAAAGAATACCAGCATAAGGGGTATTCAGTACACCTCTGTAAACTCAGTAAACTACTACTAGATAAAGGCTTTTGAAATAGTTTTTTTTTGTTTTTTTATCAATTCATCATTTTTTATCTATAACTTATGTATTCAGGGAATTAATTCTTTATTCAACCAGTTCTAACTTGCGGTAATCACCTATATTTGTTAGTGAATTTTTAACTTAAAACCTTAACGACAATTAAACAGACCATGAAATTTATTCAATATATTCTCGTATGCCTTTCCATAGTTTTTATGTTCAGCGTAGTTCACAATAACTTGATTGATGACGCTCGCAGTTCCGTTTCTCTCCCAATAGAAAATTATTCGAATGATCAACCTACAGATAGTACCACGGATGTCCTCGCCCACCAAGGGTTTAACCAAAGCCAACCGCTCAATGCAACCCCCGAACTGATAGCAACTGAGACACAAAATTCGTTTAAGGCTATTGAAGGTACTCTAAAACAGGGTGACACTTTTGATTCAGCCCTGCGAAGAGATGCTATTCCTCAGGAGATACGTTCTCTCATAATTAACTCCCTTTCCGGAATATTAGATTTCAGGCGCTTAAAGCCCTTCGACACCTACTCACTCTCTTTAAATGAATCTGGTGCCCTTGAACAGTTTCGATATCAATCAGGTCCGCTTAACAGCGTTTCAATTAGCAACTCAAATGGCAGTTATTCGGTTCAAAAAGATGCAATTGAACTTGAACGTAGGCTTGTTCGTATCTCTGGTAAAATTTCAACGTCACTATTAGGTTCTTTTGCGGATACAAATGAGGATCTGCGATTGTTGTATGCCTTTGCCGACATTTTCGCCTCCAAGATCGACTTCAACACTGAAGTCCAGAAAGATGATTCTTACGCCTTTACCGTTGACAAATATTTCAAAAATGGTGAACTGGTTGGCTATGGGAAAATCCAATCGGCACGATATGAGTTTGCCAGCGGTCAAGTTTATGATGCCTATTATTATCTACCTTCAAATGAAACGTCTGGTTTATATTTTGATCATGATGGTCAAGCAGTTGGCACCTCATTTCTCAGATCACCATTACCAATGGGCCGCGTTACTTCAAAGTTCAGCTACCAACGGAAACATCCGATGAGCGGTAGAGTGCAACCACATTTAGGTATCGATCTTGCGGCGCCACACGGTTCACCAATTATGGCGGTAGCCGATGGTACAGTTTCCTTTGTCGGCCGCAATAATGGCTATGGAAATCAAATTGTTTTGGCCCATAACGGTGGTTATAAAACCTATTACGGTCATCTTTCTCGTTTTAAAAAAGGATTGCGCCGCGGCAATTTGGTTCAGAAAAAAGAGATAATTGGTTATGTTGGATCAACTGGAATATCGACCGGTCCTCACCTCGACTTTCGTATTCGGCACAACAATACATACAAAAATCCTTTTTCCATCGAGTTTAAACCAAGGCTGGTATTATCTGAAGACCAATTGCAAGATTTCTTCACCATGAAAAGTAAACTTGTTGGGCTTTATGATCTTAACGAAAGTTCCGATCAAACTGAAATCCTGCATATCTCCCATTTAACTATTAACTCACCCGACCAACTTACCTTGCTGTGATGCTGAAGTCTGATCAGGCTATTAAACAGTAAAAAGTTGCTTACTTATTCCCACTACCACAACGGTTACAACTGTGAATATTGTTCTTGTTGAGCCCGAAATACCACCAAATACCGGCAGCATAGCACGCTTATGTGGTGCAACCAACACAGTTCTGCACCTGGTGAAACCTTTGGGGTTCAGCACTGATGACAAACATCTCAAACGAGCCGGTCTTGATTATTGGCAGCATGTAAAAATTGTTTATTGGAATAGTCTTGAAGAGTTTTTAACCGCACACGCCAAAAGCCATCTCTTTTTTCTAAGTAAGAAAATTGGAGAGTGCTACACTAAAGCTGAGTTTAATGCCGACTCATATCTGATTTTTGGTAAAGAGACGATGGGCTTGCCGGAATATATTTTGAAAAATTATTCACATCGGTGCTATACTATACCCATGGCAAATAGAAACATACGAAGCCTTAACCTGGCAATGTGTGCCGGCATTGTATTATACGAAGCGTTGAGACAGACAAATTACATGTGAGAGGCTATTTGAGTTAGATTCTCTTATGCTTGCAATGAACCCCACCAAAAATTCTGACAACAAGGCTAAAATTCTCTTAGTCGATGATGACCCGATTGTCCGAGAGGTCATGAAGAGCTTTATAGCTTCCTATGGTTTTGATTTTTCTACAGCTTCCGATGGTTTACAAGCCATCAAAGTGCTGGAGAAAGATTTCCATTCTATTGTGATCACTGACATTAACATGCCGAACATGGATGGCATGGAACTTTTAAAGTATGTACATGCCAACTACCCAAAGACCGGTGTGATCGTTGTGACCGGTCTCAGCGAAGAGTACACCTATGTTGATGTAATTAACGCTGGCGCCATCGATTATATGACCAAGCCATTTGACAGTGCCGAGCTCTTGGCTAAGCTTAATCGTGTCATTCGTGAACAAAATTTAATATCAGAACTTGAAAAAAAATCCATAAGTGATGTGCTGACCAACCTTTATAATAGACGCCATTTTGACTCTAAAATTGTTGAGGAGTTTTATCGATCTGTCCGTCAGGAATATCCCGCGTTTCTTGCGCTCATTGATGTAGATTACTTCAAAGGCTATAATGACACTTATGGCCATCAGTCTGGAGATAATCTGCTGACTACTTTTGGTAATATCTTACTTGGTTGTGTCAGGCATGGTGTTGACTTTGCTTTTCGGTATGGGGGTGATGAGTTTGCGTTGCTACTAACTCATATCAGTGCTGATCAGGCAGTAAAAGTTTTAGAACGGATGATGGCCAATTATAACTCATATAATTTTGGAGAAACTACACTGAGCTGTGGGATGGCTGAATTCAAACGAAATGAAACATTGAGTTGGACGAATGATATCAGTGATTTTATTCGAACGGTTGACAAAGCACTGTATGAAGCCAAGGACAATGGTAAGGATCAAATAGTCGTTGCCCAACGCTCAACTGCCTCCAATACTGAAATTCTTAAATCTATACGCCCAAATTAACAACTACGCGCCCTGCAAGTTTTCCTTCCAGCATTAAATCAATGAAGCCACTCAATTCAGGTAGTTTAATTTCAACACAGAGTTGTTCGATATTTTCGACCTTCCATTCATCGGCTAATTTACCCCAAATATATGAACGTCTTTGTACCGGGGTTTGAGCCGAGTCTATACCTATAAGTGATACAGCACGAAGTATAAACGGATACACAGTAATCGGCAGTTCATGTGAGGCCGCATTACCACAGCTTGCAACAACACCACCGTATGCTGTAGATTTTATTGCATTGGCAAGTATGTCTCCGCCGACTGTGTCAATAACTCCAGCCCACCGTTCTCGCAGGAGGGCTTTAGCCGATGAAACAACGAAATCTTCACGGGAAATTACGCTATCAACTCCTATTTGCTTCAACAACCTATTGTCGGGCTTGCCGGTTAATCCTGTCACTGAATAACCAAGCTTATGCAGTATGGCTGCAGAGGTGCACCCTACCCCACCAGTAACACCGGTAATCAAAATTTGACCATCATTCGGAGAAAGATTCGATGTGATTTTTTCCACACATTGAGCAGCGGTAAAGCCGGCTGTCCCGTAGAGCATTGCAGTTTTAAGATCCATTGTCTCGGGTAAGGGCACAATCCAATCAGCAGATACGCAGATATACTGACCAAAACCTCCGGAGGTATTCATACCCAAATCAAAACCAGTCACTATAACCTTGTCACCTGCCGAAAATTTTTCAGAATTGCTGCTGACTACAATACCGGAGCAATCGATACCAGGGGTATGTGGGTATCGACGTGTGACTCCTCTGTTGCCGGACGCAGAGAGGGCGTCTTTGTAATTTAAGGAAGAATAGTACACTCTGATAAGTACTTCGTTTGAGGGCAAATCAGCAATTGATCGATCTACAATTTCCCTTTTATAAACGCCATCATGGGCAGTTACCCACAATGCTTTAAATAAATCGATATTTGTTGAACTCATAGTAAAATGTACTGGTAAGTTAGGTTTTTGGCTGATGGCCTATACAGAACTTAAGCAACTACCGACTGGTTACGACCTTGCCTTTTGGCCTTATACAATGCCTGATCGGCTAATTCAATAATTGTAGTTTTTTCCTGACCGTCCTCTGGAAACGAGGCTATGCCCAGTGAAATTGTTAAGCCAACAGACTCATTTTCAAATTGAAAAGTTAGATCGGCAATGTCGTGTCGTATTCGTTCCGCCATCTGTAAGGCCCCACTTTTACTGGAGTTCTCAAGAATCAAGGCAAACTCTTCGCCGCCATAACGTGCAGCCATATCTTCGCGCCTTACAGTATCTGAAAGGATTTTTGCAACGGCTTTAAGTACCTGATCGCCGAATTGATGTCCATAGCTATCGTTAATCTTTTTAAAAAAATCGATATCACAAAAAATCAAGGTCAAAGGACTCTGGCGGCGCTTGGCGCGATGAAGCATAATATCGAAGCCATGTTGAAATGTCCGATGATTTGCAAGATCGGTCAAGCCATCAGTAGTCGCCATTTTATTAATGGTTTCATGTGATTTTGCAAGTTCTATTTTAACGGCGACCTGAGTGGCAATCAACTGTAGAATATCCATTTGAGCCAGACCAAAGGCCGCAGCATTTTTTGATGCTACAGTCATAGCACCCAGAGACTGACCTTCTTCAGGCAACAACGGTAAAATATACAGTGAACTATAACCGGTCAAACATTGTTTTTTCGAAAAAACAGGAGCTGGCCCACTATACTGACCATTCACCGGTAGCGGCCTGTTTAAACGAATCACTTGACCGACTAACCCTTCATTAAGATTGAACTCAAGCCCTAAATGATGCTCTTGACTGTCAGTGCCCGCTACAAAAGCGGTTTGGTGTGAATCATTGACTAAAAGACTTATTGAAATAAAATCAGCATTAACCAGTGAGGTGACCGCTTTGTAAGTGGCATTAAAAACAGTTTCGAGACCAAGCCCCTTGTTTAATTCTCGAAAACCCTGGCAAATTTTCTGGATGAGATTTCCTTTTTGGTCAAGTGAAGTAAGCATTTTGCCAAGTTGTAAATCCATACCAATTTTTTTAGCAGCCAGGGCAATAATTTTTTTTTCGTTATCCGTCCATGGGGTTGAATCTGCTCTATCAATGCAAAGGAAGGCTGTGCTCGCCATACCACCAGAAACATCTTTTTGGGAAAAAATCTGGATAATTGCCGCAGCGCCAACTTTCAAGAGTTCTTTATAGTAAAATATTCCTGAGTAATTTGTGTTGAGATCAGATACAAAAACAGCATCATGGCCTTGATTCATGGCTCCAGCAATGCCAATTCCAGCCGGGTATGGTCCCGACAGTATTTTTTTTGGGTATTGCGAAGAAAACGAATGTAAGTCGAGAGATCCATCTCTATCATTTTTAAATACAACTAAAACCGAGGACAGGCTCAACGATGATTTGAGAAGGGATAATTGGAGTTGAAACGAGTCGTCAAAAAACTTTTCAGCCGCATGATCATCGTAATTTTTGGTATCAAATATTGAGCCAATGGCTTCACTTGCTGGTCCGACATGATTTCGTTCCGGAGCATTGTGCCGATAGGCGTTCTCTGGAATAGAGTTCGAGAATCGCCTGATCTTGTTTTTTATATACGTACTAATTTGATTCATTATATATTGATTATGTACGATGAATAAGAAAACGATAACGCCTATTGGCTATGTTTATTTTCAGCCATGGGTGGCAAAGATATTTAATTTGAATCATTTTATTTGATTTCTGTTATTATTTATATAAATTAAAAAAATATTTACAAATTACAGTAACGTCGAGACATCACGAAATATGGCACACCTTTGAACTACCTGATCTCAAAGGCTTAATTTAGTATAACAAATCCTGAGCACCACTAAAGGCCCGTAATTGGTGGCGTGTTAGTACAAACCTCAATTTGCCATGTACAATCACATACTTTCTATTTCCGCCTTTCTTCTGCTCCTTCCCAGCATTCTTCTTTTTTCTTCAGGATGTGACTCAAACTCAAATACCTCATCCCGAGGAACCTCTCGAAGTTCCTCGGGGGCAATCTACATCGGCTTATTTAATGACTCAGGCAAATATGAGGGTAAAGGCACCTTGATATATCCTGACGGCAGAAAATACGAAGGTCAATTCCATAATGGTCTTGAACATGGTAGCGGCGTTCTGTTATTTGCTGATGGCGAAAAATATATCGGTCAATTTGTGAATGGCAAAATGCATGGTGATGGACTCATCACCTATCCAAACGGCCAGCGCTATCAAGGTCAGTTTCGCAACGGATTACCTGAAGGCAGCGGAGTCTTTACCTATAAAGCAGGCACCTATACCGGTTCATTTAGAGCTGGAAAAAAAGATGGCCGTGGCCTACTGACATTTCCTGGTGGTGGCACTCATGCGGGCGACTTTGTAAATGATTTAGCCCACGGTACTGGAGAAGTAACCTATGACAACGGTGAAAAATTTACGGGCCAGTTTGCTGAAGGCAAAAAGAACGGTCAAGGTACCTGGATTGGTTTAAATGGTGAGAAATACACAGGACAGTTTCAAAATGACGTCTTTCATGGCCCTGGAACCTTTATCTTTGCTGATGGCAGTCAGTACATGGGACAGTTTCAAGATGGAACTCCTCATGGCCAAGGTACTTTCACATCAAGTGATGGGAATAAACATACCGGCTTGTTTCAGCAGGGTGTACCGTCTGGATACGGAACTCATATTTATCCGGATGGCAGAATATTTGCGGGCAACTTTAAAGGAGGCCATTTAAATGGTAAAGGTATTGCTACCTATTCTGACGGTAGCCGCTATGAGGGGAGCTTCGTTGATGATGTTTTTCACGGCGAGGGCAAACTTGAAATGCCAGATGGAGAAATCTATGAAGGGCAATGGCTACAAGGTGTCGAGAATGGCAAAGGTTCTGCCACCTACCCCGATGGCAGCCACTATACCGGTAATTTTAAAAACGGAATTTTTGATGGTGAAGGCGGTCTGACAACTGCTGATGGTCGGAAATATGTTGGTTTTTTTCAGAACGGTGAGTTCCAAGGTCAGGGCACAATGTTTAACCGTGAAGGCGAGTTCTACGTTGGTTTATGGGAAAACGGGCAGCTTAACGGTCCGGGAAAAGTTACATATGCCGATGGTGCCCGTTATGAGGGTGACTTTGTCGATAGTCTCTTTGACGGTAAAGGAGTTTTTTATGATGCCAACGGTTCTGTCTATGAAGGTGATTTCAAAAAAGGTCTTTTTGATGGCTTCGGTACGTACGTCAGTTCAACTGGAGAAAAATATTCTGGTCAATGGCTGTCTGGCAGTGAAAATGGTCAAGGGA encodes:
- a CDS encoding citramalate synthase, yielding MQIYDTTLRDGTQAENFNLSVDDKIRISLKLDELGIDFIEGGWPGANPTSVQFFNEMHNYSLKHAKLSSFGSTRLFSNKTDQDPNLNALIAAKTPCITIFGKTWDIHVEVALRITNDDNLLIIDESLRYLRPQVEYLFYDAEHFFDGFKANQEYALATVEKAHLAGSDCLVLCDTNGGTLPSEIAEIIDQVKSYFAAKNMNPELGIHSHNDSDTATANSLIAVHHGVRHVQGTMNGFGERCGNANLTSIIPGLALKMGHSFAAATNLTRLTETSRFVNELANLPHNKYQPYVGVSAFAHKGGIHVAAVKRNPLTYEHISPEKVGNIRRILISDQSGKSNVLHKAKKFGLDLESTDPIVTTILKKLKDLENQGFQYEGAEASFELLMRRAMGTLPVFFSLRSFRVINQKDTVDSDPQAEATIQLEVGGEMVHTAALGDGPVNALDNALRKALTCFYPQLEGMWLDDYKVRVLASEHGTGARVRVLIESRDSNSQWGTVGVSHDILEASWQALVESISYKLLKDKVSQNDAKQAKGC
- a CDS encoding aspartate kinase: MALIVQKFGGTSVGSPEKIKAVAERVLAKKKEGNKMVVVLSAMSGETNRFVSLASQMQEEPDPRELDVLLSSGEQVTIALFAMAVKSLGDDAVSLLGDQVKIRTDKMHTKARIKSIDTELITKNLDAGKIVVVAGFQGVSEDDHITTLGRGGSDTTAVALAAALHADSCEIFTDVEGVYTADPNMCPSARKIDRISYDEMLELASLGAKVLDIRSVSFAKRYKVPLHVRSTFTTTEGTWVVEEDKKMETMLVSGVTYSKNEARITLSKVQDTPGVASTIFTPISDAGIIVDMIIQNTRAGDITDMTFTVPRNDYSKAMAIVKNVARDINAESVSGSENIAKISVVGVGMRNHSGIATTMFRVLAEEGINIIMISTSEIKVSCVIEEKYTELAVRSLHEAFGLDKDNQPIQE
- a CDS encoding DUF4911 domain-containing protein; translation: MTDSSLFRQHQCVINPARIGFLRFLLEGYDGMTTLSTINRHDGTILLRYACCFEEQLFMILDTLRSNEIV
- a CDS encoding helix-hairpin-helix domain-containing protein — its product is MQNRLKVANLNKSVGADEATDSGNKQSILVLVGLCIILSQVISYSTGRTAITSSTDHASDYRAGDNGAILFVSSVQSLTDKTGGHDSHGQLSADMAPFFFRQIPINTASAELLVTIPGIGPRMAWRIRSYIQKNGAMTNISELENIKGIGLLRSKAIANYVRI
- the miaB gene encoding tRNA (N6-isopentenyl adenosine(37)-C2)-methylthiotransferase MiaB, with the translated sequence MSITKKYYIETFGCQMNDRDSEIMSQLMSETFAPTTSVEDADIVLVNTCSIRQKAEHKAMSLLGTLRLIKESKNDLIIGIVGCVAQQEGQKLLQRLPFVDLVMGTQSLYNLPALLADIINNKKRIVSVEQNSEFVIPPFLPEPNSGPHHKRFITIMQGCNNFCTYCVVPFTRGREISRKFSEIVTEADHLARQGVKEITLLGQNVNSYGRNSDGKQEHTFAELLEAVSHVPGLNRLRFTTSNPKDLTIDLLECFSRIDILCSHFHLPVQSGSNAILTAMNRKYSVDTYYELIEQLRRHRSDIAITTDIIVGFPGESDNDFQATYDLVEKVRYHGAYSFKYSDRPHTKSAKFDCKVPEAIKIKRLAVLQKRIDEICLERNQEYIGQALEIMVEGQSKGQNNQWNGRTTTNHIVHFTCRSALEPGQLVTIEIDEACQNSLRGHMYD
- a CDS encoding histidinol phosphate phosphatase domain-containing protein; translation: MIDLHTHTFFSDGELVPAEHLRRVEVLGYKAVAITDHADSSNLDFIIPRMVQAAADLNQHSSTILLPGVELTHVPPALFAELTLKARQLGAKIVVGHGETIVEPVKEGTNRAAIEAGVDLLAHPGFITDEEMQLAAQRGVLIELSGRKGHSLTNGYVAKLAKKYGAKLAVNADGHGPGDFLTAKMAKMVALGAGLTDEDYNQIRHNMEELVARKR